GCGTATCAGGCGTTTCCCAGTCGTCTTTAAACTCATATCTGCCACCAATGGAGCTTACACGCGTCGGAAAATCCACGCCAAGTCCCCAGCGGGCCACATCCACCTCGTGCGTGCCATTGTTCAACGCCTCGCCAGTTCCCCAGTGCCAGAACCAGTGCCAGTCGTAGTGGATAAGTCCCTCTTTGTAAGGCATTCTGGGTGCAGGCCCCTGCCATAGTTCATAGTCCAGCCAGGATGGTACCGTGCCCGGTTTCAAAAATGTGGCTTTGCGTTTGTTGGTGTACCAGGTTTTGGCAAGATAAACGCGGCCAATAATCCCTTTGTGCAATTCATTGATCCCTTCCGTCAGGATCGGTGCCGAACGGCGTTGCGCGCCCATTTGCACCACCCGCTTGTATTTGCGCGCAGCTTCTACCGCCAATTCTCCCTCTCTTGGGTTGTGGCTCAAAGGTTTCTCTACATACACATGCTTTCCTGCCTGGCAGCCCATGATCGTCAGCGGCGCGTGCCAGTGATCGGGTGTTGCAATGTAGATCGCATCGATGGATTTGTCTTCCAGCACTTTGCGGCAATCTTTTTCGGATTTTGGGGTTTGTACCTGCTTGGCATCCATTACTGCTTTGATCGCTTTGGGAATCGCACGTTCATCCACATCGCAAATAGTACCTACCTCTGCATTCTTCTGGCCAGCAATCGTCGCGCCCATGCTTTTCCCACGGCTATTAACACCAATGGTGGCAATGCGTATGAGTTCGTTGGCGCCTATGATACGGTTATAACTTTTGGCACTGAACCCGAAAGCGGAACCACCGATGGTCATCCCTGCCGAGCCTGCTGCTGCTATCTTTAAAAATTCGCGTCTGTTTTGCATAACTTATAATACGATGATTTTAATGTTTTTAACGAAACCTCAGCTCCGTGCTCCTGTCAAATAAAAGTACCCACCCTCCTTTTTCTCCTTAGAAGGCAATGCATTCGCCTTTTGGCGATAATCCGGACCGCCCTATACAAACCTGCAAGCATTAAAGACTTTTTGTCAACAATACATGACATTTTGAAATGTTTACTTATCTTTGAAAAGATTAAAACAACTGACAAATGGAACAGTCCCAAAAAAGCGCAAACCTGCAATCTGTTATCTTCGCCCTCATCCACGGAGCGACCTATTTGCCGGCGGTATGGCTGCTAAAAAATCGTGAATTCAGTCAGCCTGTTTCCGTGATTATTGCCGTGGTACCCATTGCTATGTTCGCCATATTTATTTTTAAATTAATCAAAGCCTTTTCGACAATGGACGAAGTGAAGCAGCGGGTGCAACTGGAAGCCGTTGTTATTGGTTTTTCATTGACGGTAATGCTGCTGATGATCCTGTTTTTATTAAGTCTGTGTGGCATATCGAAACCCGACTGGTTTGCCTATGGGCATCTGGTGGTTTACTGCTGGCTTTTTTATTTTATTGGTTGGTTTATTTCGGGGAAAAAATACGGGGCATGAAAAATACTATAAAGGTAGAGCGCGCAAAAAAAAAAACTGGACGCAGGCCGATCTTGCAAAACATATCGGGGTATCAAGACAGGGTTTAAATTCTATCGAAACCGGAAAGTTTATCCCATCCACTTTACTTGCTTTACGGATGGCGAAAGTTTTTAATACTACTGTCGAAGTTTTATTTCAATTGGATGACGCCGAATTTTGATTATTCTGTCGCCCAAAAGCACATTATATTCGTAATTTTGGATCTTTCATCAGCAATTGAAGTAGGTAACAATGTTTTCAATCAAAGACTTATTTTCAAAATTCAGGCATTCGGTTAAGAGTCAGGAAGTCGCTCCAAAATACTATTTGTCCCTTTGTTGTATCGTTAAAGACGAAAACGATTACCTGGAAGAATGGATAAATTACCATCAAAAAATCGGAGTAGAACACTTTTTCATTTACGACAATGGCAGTAAAGTGCCCATCCGCGAATCGATAAAAGCGATTGGGTGCGCTGCCGGCATTACGGTGATCGATATCCCCGGAAAAAATATGCATGTAAAAGCCTACCAGCATTGCCTGAACAAATTTGGCAAGCAGTCTGCCTGGATAGGTTTTATTGATCTGGATGAATTTATAGTACCTAAGACGAATAATTCGAATCTGTCTGAGCTCTTGCAGGAATACGAAAGCTACGGGGGATTAGGGGTGTCCTGGCTCATCTTCGGATCTAACGGGCACATTGAGAAACAAAGCGGTCGCCAGTTAGAAAATTTCACCAAGCGCTCCGACATCAATTTTTTACCTAACACGCACATTAAAAGCATTGTACAGCCCAGATACGTCGCATCTGCGTTCAAGTCACATTGCTTCAAATACAAAGAGGGATACTTCTGTGTCAATGAGCACTTAACCCCGATCGACGGCGCAACGGCCGACCCAAGCGTAGATAAAATTCAATTGAACCATTATTATTGCCGCTCCCTGGCAGAATATCACCAAAAGATGGAGAGGGGAATCAGCGATACAAAGCGCAAACGAAAGCTGGAAGAGTTCCACTATCACAACGACGGGTCCAATCAGATTGAAGATACCACCATACTCAGGATTTTGGATAAATTCCAATAATTACTGACGGCGGACTGTCACACTACCACCCGGTAAGTTGGATCTTCAATAATGTTGACATCGATCACATCATTGGCATTTAGGAGCAGCTGACGGCAATCTGCACTCAGATGTGTCAAATGCACTCTCTTGCCCGCAGCACGATACCTGGCCGTGATCTTGTTGAGTGCCTCTATACCGGACATGTCTGCGACCCTGCTTTCAGAAAAATCAATGACAACTTCATCAGGATCTGTCAAAACATCAAACTTCTCATTAAATGCAGCTACCGAGCCGAAGAATAGCGGCCCGTAGATCCTGTAATGCTTTACACCATTTTCATCAATGGATTTATGCGCACGAATGCGCTTGGCACTTTCCCACGCAAAAACCAATGCGGAAATCACGACCCCGATCAGCACAGCCAGGGCCAGGTTGTGAAGGTATATCGTTATTGCCGCCACCAACATACCGACGAAAATATCTTGCCTCGGCATTTTGTTAATGATCCGGAAACTGGCCCATTCAAATGTCCCAATCGCAACCATGATCATGACACCGGTCAGTGCAGCCATGGGTACCATTTCAATAACAGGGGCACCAAACAGAATGATCATTAAAATCGCCAGAGATGCAATGATCCCAGATAACCTCGCCCTGGCGCCTGCGGAAAGATTAACCAGCGTTTGTGCGATCATCGGGCAGCCGCCCATTCCAAAGAAGAAACCGTTCAAAATATTGGCCGATCCCTGCGCAATACATTCCCTGTTACTATTTCCTTTCGTCGCAGTGATTTCGTCTACCAGGTTGAGGGTTAACAAGCCTTCGGTAAGCCCCACCCCTGCCATAATCAGTGCGTAAGGGAAAATAATCCGGAATGTGCCAAGATCGAGTGGCACGCTGGGTATATGAAATGGAGGAAAACCGCCACTTACCGATGCAATGTCCCGAACTGTTTTGGTATCAATGTCAAATCCAAGTACGACCATGAAAATAACGATGATCGCCACCAGCGAGGGCGGAACCGCTTTGGTTAGTTTTGGTAATAAAATAATGATGGCAATTGTCAGCAAAACCAGGCCGGCCATTGTCAAAAGTGGCATTCCGCTCAGCCAGGCAGGTTGCCCATCGACTACGACTTTAAATTGTTCAAGCTGGGACATGAATATGACCACCGCCAGACCATTCACAAAGCCGTACATAACGGGCTCCGGCACCAGGCGGATAAACTTGCCAAACTTGAATACCCCTACCAGGATCTGCACGACACCTGCCAATGCAACTGCTGCAAAAACATACTCAATGCCATGCGATTTCATCAACGCGATTAAAACAATGACCGTCGCACCGGCACCGCCGGATATCAAACCAGGCCTGCCGCCAAAAACCGAGGTAACAAGCCCCATTATAAATGCTGCATAAAGCCCCACGAGCGGAGGAAAACCCGCGAGAATAGCAAAAGAGAGCGATTCCGGCATCATAGTCATGGCAACCGTAAGGCCTGCAAGGATCTCTGTCTTATAGTCTATTTTTTGTGTAAAATCAAATAGGTTAATATAGCTCTTCATGAATAGCAGATTGTTCGCAAAACTATTAATTTGGGCACCGTCAATCTAAATGGAGCCGCTTATTTTTCTTTCAAATAGGAAGCGACAAAGTCATTCAATGCTTCACCATGTAAGTTCATGGCGATAATAACGCCTTGTTCATCCACGATGACATTGAATGGCAATGCTTCGATTTGATAATCCTTTGCGACGGGAGATGTCCAGAATTTGAGGTCGCTGACCTGCGCCCAGGGGAGATTGTATTTTCGGACTGCCTTTTTCCAGGCTTCCTTTTTGCTATCCAGAGACACGCCGAAGATTCTCAGTCCCTTCACATTACCATTTAAATGGCCGTATTTGGAATAAAGCTGCTTCAATTCCGACTGCTCCTCCATACACGGTGCACACCAGCTTGCCCAGAAATCGATTAGAACCAAATTCCCCCGAAGAGACGACAGCGCAATCGTGTCGCCCTTCAAATTTGGCACCCTGATTTCCGGTGCCACATTACCTTCTTTTATCTCAACTGGCTGGGCTCTTGCGCTGTAACATCCGATCAGCATTGCACATATGATGAAGATTTTATACTGTTTTCTGCACATTATCACGCGAATTAGTTGCTCACCGGATAGCCTTTATCTATCCAGTCGGTCTTAATATTTTTAGGAATGTTTAATAATCTTGCCTGCGTAAACCCCTGCTCTTTCAGTAATTTGAAAGCTGGCCTGACATTGGGGCATTTTGCAAATGGGCAGCATCCGCAATAGAGAACGACTTCATGGTTTTTATCGTGCTTGGACAAGATTTTCCCCAACTTCTTCAAGTTCTCTTTTTCGCTACCAGGACCAGCATCCACTGATCCTTTTATCACCGCCTGAGGCCCGATATTGATGATGATCGGCTTGACCTTATCTGACCCATTGATCTGATCAGCCAGTTCCTGGGTCGGTTTCAATTCCGCCTCCGTCCAGGGCTCAGTTACAGCCTGGGCATGAACAGCGACCGCTGAAAATATTGTTAAAGTGAAGGCTAAAATCTGAGTTACGTTTTTCATACCATTTGTTTTTTAAGTATTAAAATCTTTCAAACATTGATCCAGTCTACAATCAAGCCTATTCGACCGTGATCAGTGAACCATCATCCTGGCGGGTTAGTTTACCGAATGATATAAAATGATGCCCCAGGGCTGCAAGGTCTGCTTCAAAAGCGCCGGATTGCTCCTCCAAAACTGCCACCAATAAACCGCCACTGGTTTGAGGATCGGCCAGTACAAATTTCTGATAGTCCTTCACGTTTCCCACTTTGTGACCGTAGCTGGCCCAGTTTCGGGTAGTACCGCCCGGAAAGCATTCCTTGGCAAGATAAAAAGGAAGGGATTCAATGACAGGCACCTTATCGAATTCGATCACCGCGGAAAGTCCGCTTCCTTCGCACATTTCGGACAAATGACCCAGCAATCCAAATCCTGTCACGTCTGTCATGGCCTTCACCGCGTCCATTTTCCCGAAGATTTCTCCCAGTTTATTGAGCGTGGTCATACTATTCAATGCGATTGCCGCATCTTCTTCAAGCAGGATGCCACGTTTTTGCGCGGTTGACAAAATCCCTACACCCAATGGTTTGGTGAGGTACAACCTGCACCCTTCTGTTGCGGTTGAGTTTTGTTTCAATTGAGCCACATCTACCATTCCGGTAACGGCCAGTCCAAACACAGGTTCCGGGCAGTCAATACTATGCCCTCCGGCCAGGGTAATGCCCGCCTCCGCACACACTGCCCTTGATCCTTCGAGCACCTTTTGGGCTACTTCGGGAGGTAATTTATCAATGGGCCAGCCCAAAATTGCGATGGCGAGGACCGGCTTACCTCCCATTGCATACACATCACTGATCGCATTTGCCGAAGCGATTCGTCCAAAATCGTAGGCATCATCGACGATTGGCATAAAAAAATCCGTGGTCGAAATCAATGCTGTTCCGTTACCCAGGTCAAGTACTGCGGCGTCGTCCCGTTTGTCGTTTCCTACCAAAAGTCGCGGATCTACCTGGTGTGCTAACGGGCTGTATAATATTTTATCCAGGATAGCCGGGCTTATTTTACAGCCGCAGCCCGCTCCGTGCGAATACTGGGTCAGCTTTATATTTGAGATATCAATCATTGTTTTATGCCTGCCAGTTTACTGAAATCGTTTTTATAAAATCTAATATTCGCATTGCATTTTCTAAATGATGATCATTGTCCAGCGAGATTGAAAACAACTTATCTTTTTCTTTTTTTCCTAAACTTTTCAGATAGGTCTTATCATAATAAACCAAAACAAGCCTGATAAAATCAGCCATTCTGTCTTCTCTGATTGCAGCTATGGCATCTCTGGTTTGCACAGGGCCCAGCCGTTTGTGAATACGCTCCGTGCAGGCGATCAGAAAATCTTTGTCCAGCGATCCATAAGCTCCCACCAATTCTTCAATGCGCTGCTCCAACCCTACTTCCAGATTAACCTGCATGGCACTGGTCATCTGATACCAAAAAGGCTTGGGAACTGAAATCTTACCGATGTTGAGATTTTCGTCTTCCACCCAGGTCGGAATGTTCCGATCCAGGTCTTTCAGCTGGTCAGCCAGATTGTTTTCAAATTGTTCCTGAGTTGGCTGTACCATTTTGTTCATGGTACCATAAGATGAGCCTTGATGTTGGGCAAGATCTTCGAGATCAATTACCTGCTCGCCCATTTTGCCTAGCTCATAAAGGATCTTCGTTTTGGCCGAACCCGTCATACCTCCCAGCAGGCAAAGCTGGCGGCTTGCCCCAAACTGTTGGTGCGCCCATCTCCGGTAGCTTTTGTAGCCGCCCTGTATTAAATATACCTCGAAGCCGTACAAATCCAGCGCCCAGGCCATCGCGCCACTCCTCATTCCGCCACGCCAGCAATGTACCGCGATTTTTTTGTCAGGTGCTTTCTCAAGCGCTTCCCTGATAAATCCCGACCACTTGGAGCCGGTAAGATCGAAACCAAGCAGAATGGCCTGCTCACGACCGATTTGCTTATAAGTTGTCCCTACCAACACTCTTTCCTCATTGCTGAACAAGGGAAGATTAAAAGCCCCCGGAATATGGCCGTGCGCAAATTCGGCCGGTGTGCGTACATCGGCCAAAGGGACTGTGCCTTTCAAATCCAGAAAATCACTTACCGCTACATTTTTGATCATTATTCAATTTCTTGGCTGAAATATTGCTGAAACTTATCTCCAAACCAGTAAATCTTCCAAAGATCTTTGAATTTATTTCAACTCATGTGGTAGCGATGCGGGGTCATCGGTTGGTTCGGGCTCCTTCTGCTTGCCTGTTTTTCCAGTTAAGAAATATAGTTAGTAAGGCGAGGACTAGTAGCAGATTGCGATGAAAGGCACGTAATAACGTGGCATATTTATCATGGCTCTGCAAGCAGGTCATAAAAATAAGGGCCGGGGCTCATTACGATCCTTGTTACGGCCATCACCAGGCAAATGTGCAAACTGACAGAGAAAAGCAGGCATTACAGTTTGCCAAAGAATAGGAGCTTATTCAAATTAAAGAAACTGAATATTTATTCTGGGTAAAATTCTATACGATAGCCACTTTTTAAAGAAAAGTAGTATCGGATACAAAAAATCATTTATTCCTAAACCAAAGAAAAATGCAAGACGAATTCAAATCAGTCTCGCGGCGGGACTTCCTGTTGACCTCCGCGGCTGCCCTCACCCCACCACTTCTGTTAGGAATGTCGCTGCCTGCATCCACTGCGGATGGCAAGCTAAACCATGCCAGTATTGGCGTAGGAGGAATGGGCGCACATGACCTTAAGAACTTCATGCAGCACCCCAATGTCAATATTACCGCCATATGCGACGTGGATGCCGATATTCTCAAAAAGGCATCTGCATTAGTACCCAATGCACGCACATACAGCGACTGGCGCGAGATGCTTGAAAAGGAAAAAAAGAACATTCAATCTGTAAACGTATCCGTTCCGGACCACACGCATTTCTCAGCCGCTTATACAGCTATCAAAGCAGGAAAGCATGTTTACTGTCAAAAACCAATGTGCCATGACGTTGCGGAGGTAAGGCTGCTTACCGAAATAGCTACCAAAGCAGGCGTTGTAACCCAGCTCGGCACCCAGGTAGCATCTACTTCCTGCGATCGTACTGCGGTTCAATTGATCAAAAACAAAGCGGTCGGCAAGATCAAACACGTGTACCTGTGCTCCAATCGCCCGGGCGCCATTGATACTTACCGACTGGTAGGACCCAGACCCGCTCAGGGACAAGAAGCTCCGGCCAATCTGAACTGGGATCTCTGGCTCGGAACTGCGCCCAGGCGTGACTATATGCCAGGCATTTACCATCAGGCCAAATGGCGCGCATGGCAGGATTTTGGCACAGGATGGTCGGGAGATATTGGTTGCCATATTTTTGATGCGGTATGGAAAGGACTGGGGTTGAAGACTCCGAAATCGGTAATCGCGGAGGTACAGCAATCCTGGAAAGACTCGGCCCAACGACGCGGAGATACCTGGCCGCAGGGGGACCATATTACCTGGGTTTTTCCCGGAAATGATTACACAGAGTCAGATGAGCTTACATTGGAATGGTTCGATGGACTCTTTTACCCTCCCGAAAATATCCGGGCACTATATTCAGTTGAGGACTATCCTGCCGAGTCGGCCATGCTGGTGGGCACGGAAGGTGCATTGCTGATCCCGCACGGCGGAGCGGCACCCATACTGCTACCGGAAAGCAAATTTGCGAAAACAGCGCTACCTAAATTCGAAAGCAGAAACCATTATCATCATTTTGTAGATGCGTGCCTCGGAGGAGAGAAAACGGAATCGCATTTTGCACAATCCGGCCCGATGACCGAAGCTATTTTGCTTGGAACAGTGGCACTCCGCGCTCCCAACGAACTACTTGAATGGGACGCGAAAAAACTGAAATTCCCCAATCACCCCGAAGCCAATAAATACCTGAGACGTACCTATCGGAAAGGCTGGGAGATCAAAGGAGCGTTCTAGGTAGTTTTCGTACAAGTAGTGCCTTAGTAGCTAGGGCACTGCATGTACGAAAACTATTAAGCCTCTCCGTCAACATATTGATGCCAATGAAACATTGTTGAATGAATTGAGATCAAAGCGACGTTAGCGCATAGTGGCTTTTCACTAAATTTTTAGGATTTGAAGGGGTAATAAATCGGGAATCCCGCGTATATAGTCTGACGATTCCTATACCTGATAACACAAGTACCTTTTCAATGATGCACTTCCGCCTTCTTTTGGCAATTCTCCTGCTTTCTTCCTCGGTCTCGATGGCCCAGAACCGTGCCGCCAGTACACCAGGAATTCCCGACCCGTGCCTTGACGATAAAGGCAATGCTTATATGGACCGACAGGCACAGGAATTTCTCGCGCGTGTAAACGCCACATTAAAGAAATACCCACCCAAACCATCGCCTCAGACCGAAAGGCAAAGCAGCCTGCTGTTGCTCGATGCCGTGCTGCACGACAAATACGCCGCTTACCGACGGCCGGTACAGGACTTTTTTCATGAAAGAATAGCCAAAACACTCCTGGAAATCGAAAATACCAAGGTGGAACAGGGAGCCATGATTTGGAAGCTGTACAATATGGGGTTTATCATCCGTACCAAAACCGTGACGCTGGCTTTCGATCTGGTTGACGGTAAAAGTGCGCTGGCCGACTCATTTGCCCTGTCTCAAAATGTACTCAGCCGACTTATTCGCCAGTGCGATGTACTTTTCGTCAGCCACTACCATCGTGACCATGCCGATGAAGCTATTGCAAAACAGTTCATCGACAATGGAAAGCCAGTAGTGGCCCCGCCTCAAATCTGGGCAGGAAAGCCAATTCACCAAACCATAACCCATCTGAAAAGGCAAGCCGACACTTTGCAGGAACTAGCGCTGAAAAACGGGCAAAAACTAAAAATTGTGCTCTATCCCGGTCACCAGATGCAGCAAATCGAAAACAATGTCCCATTGGTGTACACGCCCGAAGGCTTGTCATTCTCTCATATGGGTGACCAGATCAATGAGGGGCCATTTATGATTGACTATGAATGGATTGATCACGTGGCCAAAAACCACAAAGTTGACGTGCTGATCCCGCCGAGCTGGACAAATGAAATATTTCGGATTGTAAAAGGCTTCAAACCTGCGCTTGTCATACCGGGGCATGAAAATGAATTGGGACACCCGGTCGACGACAGGGTACCGTTTTGGGGAGATTCTGAATTCCTTCAACTTACTTACCCGGAGCTCAAAGCATCATCATTCAAGACATTGAATATGACGTGGGGCGAAACCTTTCATTACGTCCGCCCCACAACGCCATCCAAGTAACATCGCCATCACTACTACAATTTGAATGAGTTCTTTCCAGCCTTCAAAGGCGTTGTTTTGCCTTTCCAGACAAAATTGCCCGAGGTTTTTTCGGGGAGGTTGATATCCGCCTGCATTGCCCCCTGCTTTAATTTGTAGCTAACCACGATCTTACCATTTGGGTGAGGCATTTCCCCGCTGATATCGTCGATTGATCCCAAATGGGGAGTAATTATTATTTTAGAAAAGCCAGCGCCATCGCTATCGATGCCCAGTACGGTACGGAAAAATTCGACATTAGGACTTGATCCCCATGCATGGCAATCCGATCGGGACGTGCTCACGTCCGACGTTTCTGCCCAGGTGGTAAGCCCCATATCCATATTTTCGCGCCACTTACCCAGCCAGTCCATGTAGTCATTTCCCAGCCCCGCCTTGGTAAGTGCCTGATGCAGATAAAATTTGAAGTAAATCGAAGCAGGCGCGAGACTTGTATCGGCCAGCATTTTGGTAGCCAAAGGTTTTGACTGATCTGCTGCAACTACACCCGAAAGGATTGCCAGCGAGTTGGCGTGCTGGGAATAGTTGTCTTTTTCGGGAGTATTCGCAAAAAGTCCTTTGCCAGCGTCCCAATATTTGCTTTGAATGGTCTTTTTCAACTGGGCTGCTCGGCTTTTATATCGGGCTGCCAGCTCTTTCAGGCCCAAATTACCTTCCAGTTCAGCTGCCAGCTGGTAGATCCACAGCAGTTGCATATCCAGCACTGCCGACTCTCCATTTTTGCCAATAGGCGCCATCCCAAAGTCCCAGCCTTTGCCTTGCGACCAGTCGGTGAATACCCAATAGGGCACATTTTTCAATGAACCGTCAGCCTGTTGATAGCGCTCAAAAAATGAGATGACCTGCCTTGCGCCCGGAAGCTTATCTTTGATAAACAGGCTGTCGGGCCGGTACTTATAATAATCATGTAGCATGGCAATCCACCATAGCGAAAAAGTGGGTATCTGCTGGTGCAAGTCTGTGGGGTAGCGGCTTAGGGTGATACCTTCTGCGATCCGCGAATGGTCCATTAATGTAAGGGCATTGCGGACAAGCCGGTCATCTCCTGCATTATACATGGAAACCAAAGCTTGTATCCGGGCATCGCCAATGTATTGCAACTGCTCATAATAAGGGCAATCCATATAAGTTTCGAAAGCGCAAAGCCGTGCGGTCCGCCATCCGATATCAAGCATTTTCGCCATTTCGGGATTCTGGGTTTGAAGCTTTGCTTTTTGCTCCAAAGGGTAACCAGTGAATGTCCCATAAAGATCTTCTATGACTAATGGATCCGCTTTGGTCTCGATTGTGAGCTGGATATACCGGTAAGTCCGCCAGCTGAGCGGCGTGTATTGCTGGTTAGCCCCTCCATTTGAACGGATGCTGTCAGTTCTGCCGACAAAGATCTTATCGTCAATTTCGTCGCGATTTCCTTTGGGAAGCATGGGCAGCCTGGGACTTTTTAATACTTCTTTTTTACCTATATAAAGCCCTTCTGCATAACCCATTGCTATTCCAGCATCCTTTCCTCCCCTAAATTCCAATGTTGGATATGCATTGGTCAAAAACCCCTGGTCAACCAAAATCGTCGCCTTTGAATTGGCTGGTATTGTAACACTTGTCCTGGCAGCAGGAAACCCGGCCGGAATCTCCACGCCCTCAGCTTTTCTGGTTTTTGAAAGGCGCTGGACACTCATTTCCATTTGAGGTAACTGTGATTGCACAAGCATCCATCCGGACGAGTTCACAGCGGCATCTTTTGTTACCCCGGGGCCTATCTGCCTTGCTTTTACCCATTTGCTGTCATCATATCCTGCTTTTTCCCATCCACTCACATGGCTGTTCATATCCACCAGCTCGGCTGGCCCGGCTACGTAATAGCCAGGGACCTTCACGGACAAAGGCTGGTAGCTTTCATCCTTAATAGTTTTCCAGGTCTCATTGGTATTGAGTACCTCTTCCGCTGCGGTATTTCCTTGCAGAATGAAGCCTGTCAAATAAGATATCTGAGATTCAGGTTTCACACGGCCTTCATTCCAAACTACGGCAGAAACGGTGTTGCTGCCAGCCTGCAAATAGGATGCAATGTCCAATGTCTCGAAATTCCAGAAGTACAAATCCCCTCGTGCGGGCCCTTGTGAAACCTGCTTGCCATTGACAAACAACTTGTAACGGTTGTCGCCTGATACATGCACGACAAATGCCGCCGGTTTGGAAGCTAGTTCGATTGTTTTCCTAAACTTGAATACACCATAATCTTTAAGGGTCAAATCCGAGGATGCAGTAAAGCGGTTAATGGGCCTGCCAGGGCCAGTTATCCATTGGGCTTTCCACGGTTTCTGTAAAAGGTCTTGGCTTAACTGCTGCGCTGCTACTGTTCGAGGTAGTAACTGCGTAAATGCAACACAGATTGACAGAAGGAACAGGTGTATTTTTAATCTCATGTAAGGATCTTATAATTGGCTTGCTGAATTATTAGTATTGGCTACACTTCCCCTATTGATCTCCACATGGCAAGCTCTTCTCCAAAGCGGTTGTTGATCACTTCACATTTTGTATCGATTCGCATCGTCGCCCGGTCTTTCAGGTTGTAGGCAGGCCACTCCGGTACATCTTTGGCAGCTGGCTTGCCTGTCCGTGCAAAGGTTGTCCATAGCTCTGCAAAATGGTGAGAGGCCACAAACCGCTCCGGCTTATTGCCGCCGAAGAAGCTCTCCTTTGGCTGAGAACCGTCCCTTGGCGCGATTTCGTTATTAAATTTAAAAGAAATATCCATGGCATGCGGCGTGCCCAATGCATAGTCCGTACCCGGAATCTTTTTTTCGGATTTATAACCAAAATTGTACAGGTAAACAGGCGCCTGATTCTGTTTTGACTTTTTTTCCGCGATGTCCACAGAACCCAGTCCCATCATGGAAATGGATGAAATAGCAACAAAAATATCAGGCGCTGACGCGTCCGGCCTTGCTTTTCGGTAGGTTTCGATCATTTTATCCGTGTCCGCGCCATATTTAGGTTCCAGCTTTTTCTTCAAGCCGTCAAAATCCAGTTTAAATGTTTCTGTATCTTTTCGCTCCCAGGCAAAGAAGGTGTATTCATCCTCGTTCCATCCTACGAGTAATGGTTTGTTCCTGGATATTTCAGGTGCGGTAGGATCAAAGGGGTGATGTGGGAGTACTTTTCCGTCCACTACCGGCCCAAAACCACCTGCATTGCGCTGCATACCTACCCTATTATTGTTTTTTTCAATAAACGGGGCTACAAATGGCAACTTGGCCTGCATCACCAGCAAGTCAGCAGCAGGAACATCCAATAACTTTCTCCAATCTTTCGGGGCAATGTTAAGTTCTT
The genomic region above belongs to Dyadobacter pollutisoli and contains:
- a CDS encoding MBL fold metallo-hydrolase; this encodes MMHFRLLLAILLLSSSVSMAQNRAASTPGIPDPCLDDKGNAYMDRQAQEFLARVNATLKKYPPKPSPQTERQSSLLLLDAVLHDKYAAYRRPVQDFFHERIAKTLLEIENTKVEQGAMIWKLYNMGFIIRTKTVTLAFDLVDGKSALADSFALSQNVLSRLIRQCDVLFVSHYHRDHADEAIAKQFIDNGKPVVAPPQIWAGKPIHQTITHLKRQADTLQELALKNGQKLKIVLYPGHQMQQIENNVPLVYTPEGLSFSHMGDQINEGPFMIDYEWIDHVAKNHKVDVLIPPSWTNEIFRIVKGFKPALVIPGHENELGHPVDDRVPFWGDSEFLQLTYPELKASSFKTLNMTWGETFHYVRPTTPSK
- the selD gene encoding selenide, water dikinase SelD; the protein is MIDISNIKLTQYSHGAGCGCKISPAILDKILYSPLAHQVDPRLLVGNDKRDDAAVLDLGNGTALISTTDFFMPIVDDAYDFGRIASANAISDVYAMGGKPVLAIAILGWPIDKLPPEVAQKVLEGSRAVCAEAGITLAGGHSIDCPEPVFGLAVTGMVDVAQLKQNSTATEGCRLYLTKPLGVGILSTAQKRGILLEEDAAIALNSMTTLNKLGEIFGKMDAVKAMTDVTGFGLLGHLSEMCEGSGLSAVIEFDKVPVIESLPFYLAKECFPGGTTRNWASYGHKVGNVKDYQKFVLADPQTSGGLLVAVLEEQSGAFEADLAALGHHFISFGKLTRQDDGSLITVE
- the mnmH gene encoding tRNA 2-selenouridine(34) synthase MnmH — encoded protein: MIKNVAVSDFLDLKGTVPLADVRTPAEFAHGHIPGAFNLPLFSNEERVLVGTTYKQIGREQAILLGFDLTGSKWSGFIREALEKAPDKKIAVHCWRGGMRSGAMAWALDLYGFEVYLIQGGYKSYRRWAHQQFGASRQLCLLGGMTGSAKTKILYELGKMGEQVIDLEDLAQHQGSSYGTMNKMVQPTQEQFENNLADQLKDLDRNIPTWVEDENLNIGKISVPKPFWYQMTSAMQVNLEVGLEQRIEELVGAYGSLDKDFLIACTERIHKRLGPVQTRDAIAAIREDRMADFIRLVLVYYDKTYLKSLGKKEKDKLFSISLDNDHHLENAMRILDFIKTISVNWQA
- a CDS encoding Gfo/Idh/MocA family protein — protein: MQDEFKSVSRRDFLLTSAAALTPPLLLGMSLPASTADGKLNHASIGVGGMGAHDLKNFMQHPNVNITAICDVDADILKKASALVPNARTYSDWREMLEKEKKNIQSVNVSVPDHTHFSAAYTAIKAGKHVYCQKPMCHDVAEVRLLTEIATKAGVVTQLGTQVASTSCDRTAVQLIKNKAVGKIKHVYLCSNRPGAIDTYRLVGPRPAQGQEAPANLNWDLWLGTAPRRDYMPGIYHQAKWRAWQDFGTGWSGDIGCHIFDAVWKGLGLKTPKSVIAEVQQSWKDSAQRRGDTWPQGDHITWVFPGNDYTESDELTLEWFDGLFYPPENIRALYSVEDYPAESAMLVGTEGALLIPHGGAAPILLPESKFAKTALPKFESRNHYHHFVDACLGGEKTESHFAQSGPMTEAILLGTVALRAPNELLEWDAKKLKFPNHPEANKYLRRTYRKGWEIKGAF